A single Anopheles funestus chromosome 2RL, idAnoFuneDA-416_04, whole genome shotgun sequence DNA region contains:
- the LOC125775063 gene encoding LOW QUALITY PROTEIN: molybdenum cofactor synthesis protein cinnamon (The sequence of the model RefSeq protein was modified relative to this genomic sequence to represent the inferred CDS: substituted 1 base at 1 genomic stop codon), whose product MYSVITVSDSCAAGKATDTSGPHLVELIKQSFKTDTVNYLLIADDEQLIKQSLIYACDVLKVRAVFTTGGTGFAPRDVTPEATRAIITKEAPQLTLAMTLCSLQKTKFAVLSRAVCGVRNKTLVVNFPGSKKAVGECFQSIVDVLPHVLNLLNEGEIERVRETHRKVQAEGDVQPAEEVHHVCPHATGKGGDDRNSPFPMISVDDALKQILASIPTVQTARKQLSRVNIPPFRASIKDGYALKSIGGKGMKKVIGYVSAGDPIVQTNFTIDECFKINTGAPLPLHADAVIQIEDTKLVSRENDYERIVEILAEPTVSLDIRSIGSDLRMSEEVFXYRFPIDACQRALLAAIGERVSVMKVKLAIISTGDELLHPYDGSTAADASPLEGKIYDSNTTMLVALVRQCGFTEDQCEIQQRVVKDDFESLKKEIESLTGTVHIIICTGGVSMGDKDFVKPVLKELNYELIFGRVNMKPGKPCTYASSKVTKFFGLPGNPVSAFVTFHLFALPALRQYLATINETAPNVAKSSLPMITVELMDTKYMLDPRPEYARASIVSRNGKLLASITGGQISSRLKSTIEADVLLELPPRTENKPFITAGTQLKAFVLRSDFISRYE is encoded by the exons ATGTACTCGGTGATAACTG ttAGTGACTCTTGTGCTGCTGGTAAAGCTACGGACACCAGTGGTCCTCATCTGGTGGAGTTGATTAAGCAGTCCTTCAAAACAGACACCGTCAACTACCTGTTGATAGCAGACGATGAGCAGTTgataaaa cAATCGCTTATTTATGCTTGCGATGTGCTTAAGGTACGGGCCGTTTTTACTACCGGTGGCACCGGATTTGCTCCTCGCGATGTTACCCCGGAAGCAACACGTGCCATCATCACGAAGGAAGCGCCCCAGCTAACATTGGCCATGACTCTGTGCAGcttacagaaaacaaaatttgctgTACTTTCAAGAGCCGTCTGTGGTGTACGAAACAAAACGCTGGTCGTTAACTTCCCCGGTAGCAAAAAGGCGGTCGGTGAGTGTTTCCAATCGATTGTGGACGTTTTACCGCACGTATTGAATTTGCTGAATGAAGGCGAAATAGAACGTGTACGTGAAACGCATCGTAAAGTGCAGGCGGAAGGTGATGTCCAACCAGCGGAGGAAGTGCATCACGTGTGTCCTCATGCAACAGGGAAAGGTGGTGATGATCGTAACTCTCCCTTCCCAATGATCAGTGTAGACGATGCATTAAAGCAAATTCTCGCCTCCATACCGACAGTGCAGACGGCTCGGAAGCAACTGAGCCGTGTAAATATTCCACCTTTTCGAGCTTCCATCAAAGATGGTTATGCTTTGAAATCGATCGGTGGCAAGGGTATGAAGAAGGTGATCGGTTATGTTTCGGCTGGCGATCCGATTGTCCAGACCAATTTTACCATTGACGAATGCTTTAAGATTAATACCGGTGCACCGTTGCCATTGCATGCCGATGCCGTCATACAGATCGAAGACACCAAGCTGGTCTCTCGCGAGAACGATTATGAAAGAATCGTCGAAATTTTGGCTGAACCGACAGTGTCGCTTGACATTCGCTCGATCGGCAGCGATCTACGTATGTCGGAGGAAGTGTTTTAATATCGATTTCCGATCGATGCCTGTCAGCGTGCATTACTTGCCGCAATCGGGGAACGAGTGTCGGTGATGAAGGTGAAGTTGGCCATCATATCCACTGGCGACGAGCTTCTGCATCCGTACGATGGAAGTACCGCCGCTGACGCAAGCccattggaaggaaaaatatacGATTCCAATACCACCATGCTGGTTGCGCTGGTGCGTCAATGCGGTTTTACCGAGGATCAGTGTGAAATTCAGCAACGGGTCGTTAAAGATGA tTTCGAAtcgttgaaaaaagaaatagaatcaCTCACCGGTACCGTACACATCATCATATGCACCGGAGGTGTGTCGATGGGCGACAAAGATTTCGTCAAACCCGTGCTAAAAGAGCTAAACTATGAGCTGATATTTGGGCGCGTTAATATGAAACCGGGCAAACCGTGCACGTACGCCAGCAGCAAAGTAACCAAATTTTTTGGCCTTCCGGGAAATCCGGTTTCAGCATTCGTAACGTTCCACTTGTTTGCATTGCCAGCATTACGGCAATATCTTGCTACGATAAATGAGACCGCACCGAACGTGGCCAAATCAAGCCTGCCCATGATTACGGTTGAG cttaTGGATACGAAATACATGCTGGATCCACGGCCAGAGTATGCCCGAGCATCAATTGTATCGCGGAATGGTAAACTGTTAGCAAGCATAACTGGGGGACAAATTAGCAGCAGGCTTAAAAGCACGATTGAAGCGGACGTCCTTCTCGAACTTCCGCCTAGAACGGAAAACAAGCCGTTCATTACAGCTGGAACACAGCTAAAAGCGTTCGTTCTTCGATCTGATTTTATTTCTCGATATGAGTAG
- the LOC125775073 gene encoding beta-1,3-glucan-binding protein-like isoform X2: protein MNLCCVAFGVLITVVLANPDPKCSISLTTASGTRVKPGPYCSWDLIFEDNFNFLDFETWEHENTLSGGGNWEFQWYQNNRSNSYCENGIFYIRPTLLADDTGEAFLSSGTLNIHGGEPADRCTNPANFGCERTGTPTNLINPIKSARVRTVESFNFKYGTMEVRARIPTGDWLWPAVWLLPKRQVYGTWPASGEIDLLESRGNEDYRGSNGVHIGTEQFGSTLHFGPTPSLNGWETTVAYKNSPAGQGWNTGFHNYQLTWTPDYIRFSVDNQVVRQIDAGTGFWNRGNFGNIAPGTENPWMHATRMAPFDQEFYIILNLAVGGTNGFFPDVPPATNGNRGKPWTNISPTAARDFWNGRNSWLPTWRMTNNRGNDTSFQIDHVRVWAL from the exons ATGAACTTGTGTTGCGTTGCATTTGGTGTTTTGATAACCGTGGTGTTAGCGAACCCAGATCCAAAATGTTCGATTTCTCTTACAACTGCTAGTGGCACGAGAGTGAAACCCGGACCTTACTGTTCGTGGGACCTTATTTTTGaagacaattttaattttcttgatTTTGAAACATGGGAACATGAAAACACGCTTAGTGGAGGAGGT AACTGGGAGTTCCAATGGTATCAGAACAACCGTTCCAACTCTTACTGTGAAAATGGTATCTTTTACATCCGCCCGACTCTCCTAGCCGACGACACCGGTGAGGCGTTCTTGAGCAGCGGTACCTTGAACATCCATGGTGGGGAGCCAGCCGATCGGTGTACAAATCCTGCTAACTTTGGATGTGAGCGTACCGGCACTCCGACGAATCTGATCAACCCGATCAAGAGTGCACGTGTTCGCACGGTGGAATCTTTCAACTTCAAGTACGGAACGATGGAGGTTCGTGCCCGAATACCCACTGGAGATTGGCTTTGGCCTGCTGTTTGGTTGTTACCGAAGCGACAGGTGTATGGAACGTGGCCCGCATCGGGGGAGATCGATCTGTTGGAGTCGCGCGGTAACGAAGACTATCGTGGATCGAATGGAGTTCATATCGGTACTGAGCAGTTCGGATCTACACTTCACTTCGGACCGACTCCCAGTCTGAATGGATGGGAAACGACGGTTGCATACAAAAATTCTCCAGCAGGACAGGGATGGAATACGGGATTCCACAACTATCAGCTCACCTGGACACCCGATTACATCCGTTTTTCGGTTGACAACCAGGTCGTCAGACAGATTGATGCCGGTACTGGATTTTGGAACCGAGGAAACTTTGGTAACATTGCACCAGGAACTGAGAATCCATGGATGCATGCAACGCGTATGGCTCCGTTCGATCAGGAGTTCTACATAATCCTGAACTTGGCAGTTGGTGGAACGAACGGATTCTTCCCTGATGTTCCACCGGCGACCAACGGCAATCGGGGTAAGCCGTGGACAAACATCTCGCCGACTGCTGCCCGTGACTTCTGGAATGGACGTAACTCTTGGCTTCCGACGTGGCGCATGACTAACAACCGGGGCAATGATACTTCATTCCAAATCGATCACGTGCGTGTTTGGGCTCTTTAA
- the LOC125775073 gene encoding beta-1,3-glucan-binding protein-like isoform X3 — MNLCCVAFGVLITVVLANPDPKCSISLTTASGTRVKPGPYCSWDLIFEDNFNFLDFETWEHENTLSGGGNWEFQYYLNSRRNSYVKDGIFFIRPTLLADDNGEGFLSSGTLNIHGGTPYDFCTNPSDYGCERTGNPTNYLNPIKSARVRTINSFNFRYGKVEIRAKLPTGDWLWPALWLMPKVNQYGTWPASGEIDLMESRGNLDYSVNGDQLGVEHIGTTLHFGPYPGLNGYEMATAAKYSPSGQGFNKDFHRYQLEWTPDFMRFSVDDEQVMQVEGNFWELGNFAERAPSAANPWVTGGKMAPFDEEFYIILNLAVGGTNGFFPDTPPAVNGNGNKPWVNQSPTAFRDFWNGRSDWLPTWKLQENESVEASLQVDYVRVWAL; from the exons ATGAACTTGTGTTGCGTTGCATTTGGTGTTTTGATAACCGTGGTGTTAGCGAACCCAGATCCAAAATGTTCGATTTCTCTTACAACTGCTAGTGGCACGAGAGTGAAACCCGGACCTTACTGTTCGTGGGACCTTATTTTTGaagacaattttaattttcttgatTTTGAAACATGGGAACATGAAAACACGCTTAGTGGAGGAGGT AACTGGGAGTTCCAGTACTACCTAAACAGCAGACGCAATTCCTACGTGAAGGATGGTATTTTCTTCATCCGTCCAACGCTGCTGGCTGATGATAATGGGGAAGGGTTTCTTTCGAGTGGAACTTTAAACATTCACGGTGGTACTCCGTATGATTT CTGTACAAACCCATCAGACTACGGCTGTGAGCGTACGGGTAATCCAACGAACTATCTAAACCCGATCAAGAGTGCCCGTGTACGGACGATCAACTCGTTCAACTTCCGGTACGGAAAGGTGGAAATCCGTGCCAAGCTCCCGACCGGTGACTGGCTGTGGCCGGCCCTTTGGTTAATGCCGAAAGTGAACCAGTACGGTACGTGGCCCGCTTCGGGTGAAATCGATCTAATGGAAAGTCGCGGCAATCTGGACTACAGCGTGAACGGTGATCAGTTGGGTGTGGAACACATCGGCACGACGCTACACTTCGGTCCGTATCCGGGACTGAACGGGTACGAAATGGCTACCGCTGCGAAGTACTCTCCGTCCGGGCAAGGTTTCAACAAAGACTTCCACCGGTACCAGCTCGAGTGGACGCCAGATTTTATGCGATTCTCGGTCGATGACGAACAGGTGATGCAGGTGGAGGGTAACTTTTGGGAGTTGGGCAATTTCGCTGAACGTGCGCCCAGTGCGGCCAATCCGTGGGTTACCGGTGGTAAGATGGCACCGTTTGATGAGGAGTTTTACATCATCCTAAACCTGGCAGTTGGTGGAACGAATGGATTCTTCCCCGATACACCGCCGGCGGTAAATGGCAATGGCAACAAACCGTGGGTAAACCAATCGCCTACCGCGTTCCGTGATTTCTGGAATGGTCGATCGGACTGGCTGCCAACGTGGAAGCTGCAGGAGAACGAAAGTGTCGAAGCGTCCCTGCAGGTGGACTATGTGCGCGTGTGGGCATTGTAA
- the LOC125775074 gene encoding beta-1,3-glucan-binding protein-like, translated as MQSVSIPLVALLLAGLAVALGEQSPKCSVSVTTASGSKARAGPYCTGELIFEDNFNTLDFETWEHENTLSGGGNWEFQWYLNHRSNSYCENGIFYIRPTLLADDTGEAFLSSGTLNIHGGQPADQCTSPLFWGCERTGTPTNLINPIKSARVRTVESFNFKYGTMEVRARMPTGDWLWPAVWLLPKRQVYGTWPASGEIDLLESRGNVDYRGWDGVHIGTEQFGSTLHFGPNPSLNGWETTVAYKNSPAGQGWNTGFHNYQLTWTPDYIRFSVDNQVVRQIDAGTGFWNRGNFGNIAPGTENPWMHATRMAPFDQEFYIILNLAVGGTNGYFPDVPPATNGNRGKPWANNSPSAARDFWNGRNSWLPTWRMTDNRGKDSSLQIDYVRVWAL; from the exons ATGCAGAGTGTTAGCATTCCTTTGGTCGCCTTGCTGCTGGCCGGACTTGCAGTTGCATTGGGTGAACAGAGCCCAAAGTGTTCGGTGTCCGTAACGACCGCTAGCGGTTCTAAGGCCCGTGCTGGACCATACTGCACGGGGGAACTTATCTTTGAGGATAACTTCAACACGCTAGACTTTGAAACATGGGAGCACGAAAATACTCTCAGCGGTGGAGGT AACTGGGAGTTCCAATGGTATTTGAATCATCGGTCGAACTCGTATTGTGAAAATGGTATCTTCTACATTCGACCGACCCTCCTTGCCGATGACACCGGTGAGGCGTTCTTGAGCAGCGGTACCTTGAACATCCATGGCGGACAGCCGGCTGATCAGTGCACTAGCCCGTTGTTCTGGGGATGTGAGCGTACCGGCACTCCGACGAATCTGATCAACCCGATCAAGAGCGCACGTGTTCGCACGGTGGAATCTTTCAACTTCAAGTACGGAACGATGGAGGTTCGTGCCCGAATGCCCACTGGAGATTGGCTGTGGCCCGCTGTTTGGTTGTTACCGAAGCGACAGGTGTATGGAACGTGGCCCGCATCGGGAGAGATCGATCTGTTGGAGTCGCGCGGTAACGTAGACTATCGTGGATGGGATGGAGTTCATATCGGTACTGAGCAGTTCGGATCTACACTTCACTTCGGACCGAATCCCAGTCTGAATGGATGGGAAACGACGGTTGCATACAAAAATTCTCCAGCAGGACAGGGCTGGAATACGGGATTCCACAACTATCAGCTCACCTGGACACCCGATTACATCCGTTTTTCGGTTGACAACCAGGTCGTCAGACAGATTGATGCCGGTACTGGATTCTGGAACCGAGGAAACTTTGGTAACATTGCACCTGGAACTGAGAATCCTTGGATGCATGCAACGCGTATGGCTCCGTTCGATCAAGAGTTCTACATAATCCTGAACTTGGCAGTTGGTGGAACGAACGGATACTTCCCTGATGTTCCACCGGCGACCAACGGCAATCGGGGTAAGCCGTGGGCAAACAACTCACCAAGTGCTGCCCGTGACTTCTGGAATGGACGTAACTCTTGGCTTCCGACGTGGCGTATGACGGACAACCGGGGCAAGGATTCTTCGCTGCAGATTGATTACGTGCGCGTTTGGGCTCTGtaa